One window from the genome of Micromonospora aurantiaca ATCC 27029 encodes:
- a CDS encoding CpaF family protein — translation MTAPTLNGGTSAAPPEVVARLRARVSDRLAAHGAQLPDGERHAVIAGYIAEELVVHAREDISAGRVPLTPQAEAALARALRDSFTGLGGLQRLIDDPRVEDIFANGCDNVWIRTTDGQVQRVPPVAASDDDLIDLVRIAAARSGQEERRFDRGSPGLSLRLPGGQRLFAVMAVAKRPSLSIRRNTLHRVTLDDLLHRGEITVGLGELIRALVRARKNIVICGGVGVGKTTMLRAAAGAISPHERIVTVEDAYELGLDEDTDAHPNTTALQQREPNLEGVGGIDMSTMVRWGLRMRPDRVIVGETRGAEAVPMLLAMSQGNDGSMCTLHASSSKQALTRLAMYVMQAPEKLTFDAANVLIGQAVDFVVHLDVATDGTRVVSSIRQVLETDGTQVPSNEIYRPGPDRRAVPAAPIRADTLDELTAAGLNPNLLVRDRW, via the coding sequence GTGACCGCCCCGACGCTGAACGGCGGCACGTCCGCGGCGCCGCCGGAGGTGGTGGCGCGGCTGCGGGCCCGGGTGAGCGACCGCCTAGCCGCGCACGGCGCGCAGCTTCCCGACGGCGAGCGGCACGCGGTGATCGCGGGATACATCGCCGAGGAACTCGTCGTCCACGCCCGCGAGGACATCTCCGCCGGCCGTGTGCCGCTCACTCCGCAGGCCGAGGCGGCCCTGGCGCGGGCGTTGCGGGACAGCTTCACCGGCCTGGGCGGCCTGCAACGGTTGATCGACGACCCGCGGGTGGAGGACATCTTCGCCAACGGCTGCGACAACGTGTGGATCCGCACCACCGACGGGCAGGTGCAGCGAGTGCCGCCGGTCGCCGCCTCCGACGACGACCTGATCGACCTCGTGCGGATCGCGGCGGCGCGCAGCGGGCAGGAGGAGCGCCGCTTCGACCGCGGTTCCCCCGGCCTGTCGCTGCGGCTGCCCGGCGGGCAACGCCTATTCGCCGTGATGGCGGTAGCGAAACGCCCCTCGCTGTCGATCCGCCGCAACACCCTGCACCGGGTGACCCTGGACGACCTGCTGCACCGCGGGGAGATCACGGTGGGGTTGGGGGAACTCATCCGGGCGCTGGTGCGGGCGCGCAAGAACATCGTGATCTGCGGAGGCGTCGGCGTCGGCAAGACCACCATGCTGCGCGCCGCCGCCGGCGCGATCAGCCCGCACGAGCGGATCGTCACCGTCGAGGACGCCTACGAACTCGGCCTCGACGAGGACACCGACGCCCACCCGAACACCACCGCCCTGCAGCAGCGCGAACCCAACCTCGAAGGCGTCGGCGGCATCGACATGTCCACGATGGTGCGCTGGGGCCTGCGGATGCGCCCGGACCGGGTCATCGTCGGCGAGACCCGCGGCGCCGAGGCCGTACCCATGCTCCTGGCCATGTCGCAGGGCAACGACGGCAGCATGTGCACCCTGCACGCCTCCTCCAGCAAGCAGGCGCTGACCCGGCTGGCCATGTACGTCATGCAGGCGCCGGAGAAGTTGACCTTCGACGCGGCGAACGTGCTCATCGGCCAGGCCGTCGACTTCGTCGTGCACCTGGACGTCGCCACCGACGGCACCCGGGTGGTGTCCTCCATCCGCCAGGTCCTGGAGACCGACGGCACCCAGGTCCCCTCCAACGAGATCTACCGCCCCGGCCCCGACCGGCGGGCCGTCCCCGCCGCGCCGATCCGCGCCGACACCCTCGACGAGCTCACCGCCGCCGGCCTCAACCCGAACCTCCTCGTCCGGGACCGGTGGTGA
- a CDS encoding type II secretion system F family protein — protein MDLLPILLGLGCAAGLILVADGLRRRPPGTPTTRTRQRWTSADRTRLLAAIVAGFAAAAATRWPVAALLTAAAVWALPRVLGPDREHTRAIARIEAIATWAELLRDTLSSAAGLEQAITATAPVTPQPIRPQVQALAGAVRGGARLPDALRAFAADLADPTADLVVRALTQAAGYHGGQLSQCLTSLAATARELAGIRMRVATKRAATRTAARVITGTSVAMVAGLILLNRGFLAPYRSVTGQLVLLVVGAVFAGGFWWLARASRVPQPPRVLSADQPGQVA, from the coding sequence ATGGACCTGCTGCCGATCCTGCTCGGCCTGGGCTGCGCCGCCGGCCTGATCCTCGTCGCCGACGGGCTACGCCGCCGCCCACCCGGCACCCCGACCACCCGGACACGGCAACGGTGGACGTCGGCCGACCGTACCCGGCTCCTCGCGGCCATCGTCGCTGGATTCGCCGCCGCGGCGGCGACCCGTTGGCCGGTCGCGGCGCTGCTGACCGCCGCCGCGGTGTGGGCGCTGCCCCGCGTCCTCGGACCCGACCGGGAGCACACCCGCGCGATCGCCCGGATCGAGGCGATCGCCACCTGGGCCGAGCTGCTGCGCGACACCCTGTCCTCGGCCGCCGGCCTGGAGCAGGCCATCACCGCCACCGCCCCTGTCACCCCCCAGCCCATCCGCCCCCAGGTGCAGGCCCTCGCGGGGGCGGTGCGCGGCGGAGCACGGCTGCCCGACGCGCTGCGCGCGTTCGCCGCCGACCTCGCCGACCCCACCGCTGACCTCGTCGTGCGCGCCCTGACTCAGGCCGCCGGCTACCACGGCGGGCAACTGTCCCAGTGCCTGACCAGCCTCGCCGCCACCGCCCGCGAGCTCGCCGGCATCCGGATGCGGGTGGCCACCAAACGGGCCGCGACCCGCACGGCCGCCCGGGTCATCACCGGCACGTCGGTGGCGATGGTCGCCGGGCTGATCCTGCTCAACCGCGGGTTCCTCGCCCCGTACCGCAGCGTCACCGGGCAGCTCGTGCTCCTTGTCGTCGGCGCGGTGTTCGCCGGCGGGTTCTGGTGGCTGGCCCGCGCCTCCCGCGTCCCGCAACCACCACGGGTGCTCTCGGCCGACCAGCCCGGGCAGGTGGCGTGA
- a CDS encoding type II secretion system F family protein: MAAFVVACGVIAGLGLVLAGTGLHPARPSLAQALDALRRTPTAPEEPVGARTRLLAAPLRALGLPRQRMRTDLAVLGRPTATHLADQALAVLAGLLLPPVAMSVLASGGVSFAAGMPLWASLAGAAGGWWLAETTVHAEAQRRRDELRYALSAVLDLVVISLAGGAGLEQALDDACADTHGWAAGRLNRAVATARLLRIPPWQALGQLGEDTGVVELQELAATMSLAGTEGARIRDSLTIRAATLRAHQAAALEARANSATERMSMPVMLLAAAYMLFLLYPAVTAVDSF; encoded by the coding sequence ATGGCCGCTTTCGTGGTGGCGTGCGGCGTCATCGCCGGGCTCGGCCTCGTCCTGGCCGGCACCGGCCTGCATCCCGCCCGCCCCAGCCTCGCCCAGGCCCTCGACGCCCTGCGCCGCACCCCGACTGCCCCGGAAGAACCAGTGGGGGCCAGGACCCGGCTGCTCGCCGCGCCCCTGCGCGCCCTCGGCCTGCCCCGGCAGCGGATGCGCACCGACCTCGCCGTACTCGGACGGCCGACCGCCACCCACCTGGCCGACCAGGCCCTCGCGGTCCTCGCCGGCCTGCTGCTGCCCCCGGTCGCGATGTCCGTCCTCGCCTCCGGCGGGGTCAGCTTCGCCGCCGGCATGCCGCTGTGGGCGTCGCTTGCTGGCGCGGCCGGCGGCTGGTGGCTCGCCGAGACCACCGTGCACGCCGAGGCGCAGCGGCGCCGCGACGAGCTGCGCTACGCCCTGTCCGCCGTGCTCGACCTCGTCGTCATCTCCCTCGCCGGCGGCGCCGGACTCGAACAAGCCCTCGACGACGCCTGCGCCGACACCCACGGCTGGGCCGCCGGACGCCTGAACCGTGCCGTGGCCACCGCCCGGCTGCTGCGCATCCCGCCCTGGCAGGCCCTCGGCCAGCTCGGCGAGGACACCGGCGTCGTCGAACTGCAGGAACTCGCCGCGACGATGAGCCTCGCCGGCACCGAAGGCGCCCGCATCCGCGACTCCCTCACCATCCGCGCCGCCACCCTGCGCGCCCACCAGGCCGCCGCCCTGGAGGCCAGAGCCAACTCCGCCACAGAACGCATGTCCATGCCGGTCATGCTCCTGGCCGCCGCCTACATGCTGTTCCTCCTCTACCCGGCTGTCACCGCCGTCGACAGCTTCTGA
- a CDS encoding TadE/TadG family type IV pilus assembly protein, with amino-acid sequence MHRTRRGSRRRLGGDRGSVTTEVVLYAPLLFLLVLVGVQFALWALAQLGVQHAANHALQTTRVSGGTAAAGRADAATVLDQVAGQVVVDPRVSVTRTADTATVAVAGRVPAVVPFLRLQVSTQASAPVERFRPSTLSLAPSPPGVEGDST; translated from the coding sequence ATGCACCGCACGCGACGAGGCAGCCGACGCCGGCTCGGTGGTGACCGCGGGTCGGTCACCACCGAGGTGGTCCTCTACGCGCCCCTGCTGTTCCTGCTTGTCCTCGTCGGCGTGCAGTTCGCCCTGTGGGCCCTGGCCCAACTCGGCGTCCAGCACGCCGCGAACCACGCCCTGCAGACCACCAGGGTGTCCGGCGGCACCGCCGCCGCCGGCCGCGCCGACGCCGCAACCGTCCTCGACCAGGTCGCCGGGCAGGTCGTCGTCGACCCGCGCGTGTCGGTCACCCGCACCGCCGACACCGCCACCGTGGCCGTAGCCGGCCGGGTGCCCGCCGTCGTGCCGTTCCTGCGCCTGCAGGTCAGCACCCAGGCCAGCGCCCCGGTCGAGCGTTTCCGCCCCTCGACCCTGTCGCTGGCCCCCTCGCCGCCTGGAGTGGAAGGAGACTCGACGTGA
- a CDS encoding TadE family protein produces the protein MALSYVPLMVLAALAVVACLRLASAAIDVNSAAAAAARQASLARTPGEARAAGADGASATLAGRAFTCQPSNVTVDAGAFVPGGQVSATVACTVRLEDLYGLGLPGTITIRGISHQPLDTYRGTTAP, from the coding sequence ATGGCGCTGAGCTACGTACCGCTGATGGTCCTGGCCGCCCTCGCGGTGGTGGCGTGCCTGCGCCTGGCCTCGGCCGCCATCGACGTCAACTCCGCCGCCGCCGCCGCGGCCCGCCAGGCGTCCCTCGCCCGCACCCCCGGCGAGGCCCGCGCCGCAGGTGCCGACGGCGCCTCCGCGACCCTGGCTGGGCGGGCCTTCACCTGCCAGCCGTCCAACGTCACCGTCGACGCCGGCGCGTTCGTCCCCGGCGGGCAGGTCAGCGCCACCGTGGCGTGCACCGTCCGCCTCGAAGACCTCTACGGCCTCGGCCTGCCCGGCACCATCACCATCCGCGGCATCTCCCACCAGCCCCTCGACACCTACCGCGGGACAACGGCGCCATGA
- a CDS encoding pilus assembly protein TadG-related protein has translation MNRLRTRLRQARHDDRGQITPWTIFGVVLVLILAGLVLDLGLGMSDKVRLLDVAQGAARAGAREIDLATYRATGAVQLQPAQAAAAARSFAQQAGVDGQVTASATPTAVTVTISGTRQTQLLHLVGITALPVSATATANPLTGVTAPS, from the coding sequence ATGAACCGGCTGCGTACCCGCCTGCGGCAGGCCCGCCACGACGACCGCGGCCAGATCACCCCGTGGACAATCTTCGGCGTCGTTCTCGTCCTCATCCTCGCCGGCCTGGTGCTCGACCTGGGCCTGGGCATGTCGGACAAGGTGCGGCTCCTCGACGTCGCACAGGGCGCCGCCCGGGCAGGCGCCCGCGAGATCGACCTCGCCACCTATAGGGCCACCGGCGCCGTCCAGCTCCAGCCCGCCCAGGCTGCCGCAGCCGCGCGGAGCTTCGCCCAGCAAGCCGGCGTCGACGGGCAGGTCACCGCGTCCGCCACCCCCACCGCCGTCACCGTCACCATCAGCGGCACCCGACAGACGCAGTTGCTGCACCTCGTCGGGATCACCGCCCTGCCGGTGTCCGCGACCGCGACCGCCAATCCCCTGACCGGCGTCACCGCCCCGTCCTGA